The Trichomycterus rosablanca isolate fTriRos1 chromosome 19, fTriRos1.hap1, whole genome shotgun sequence region AGCTTATACTCAAACTGTCGAGGGCTGGACTATAGGGTGAGTGTTTAATTCACATGCAGGAGTCTTATTCTGTATTTCTTATTCTTTCAAATGTATTTTAGCATTGTGATTAACACAGGAAAATCTGTTCCGAGCACAAGAAGGCTGAATTATAtactattttgttgttgttggctGATGTAGCCATTATTATGGCTCTTTTTGTCTTGCACTTCCATAGAAAACCAGGCTTATCTCCTCTTGTCAAGGTTCTAGTGTAAACACAGGGAACATTCATTCCAAAATGCAGGTAcgtatattaatataaaagaaTAGTAACAGTGGTTGCAGCGCATTACGAACAGTCCTGCATTTACTCCACAGCGCTCAGTCTCTGAGGAGAACATACTCTTTAACAGATTCAGGCAGTGGGAGCTGGTTTACAGCGGTAGACAGGTACTGAGCTCCGAGGCTGTTACGTACAGCGCACCGGGCTAAAGCTCTGAGCGAATTTGGATGAGCCATCATGCTAGTCAGGCGAGCTAGAAGCCTCGGATCTTTACTAAGCTCGCGAGGCATCGAACCATCCGCCTGGCGTATCGTTAACCTCCCAGCGGCTTTGCACAGCAGCTCGAGACACTCCTCCTCTTGGTCGTTGCCTAAACCGCGAGCTAGCAGCGCCACCAGCCGCGAGATGGGCGTCTGGCCCTTCAGGTTGGTCACGTGAACCTGGGCACCGTAGTCCAGCAGAACACGTACGCTCTCCAGGTTACCTTTCATGGCAGCCCAGCTAAGCGGCGTGTCGTTGTTGTAGTCGCGAGCGTTGGGGAAGGCACCGCTTTCTAGTAACGCGCGCACACATTCGGGGTTGTCTTTGAAAGCAGCCCAGTGTAGAGGGGTGTCCTTGTTACCGTCCAGAGCATTGGGCTGAGCTCCATATTCCAGCAGCAGCTCCACACAGCCTTCGTCCTTCTCTGCTGCGTAGTGCAGCGCTGTGCGGTTGTAGCCATCCAACGCGTTTACCTGTATGCATGATACAACATGAACAGGCTGCAATATTCACATAATGctttgtatattatttaaaattaaaaatttttatttctttcttttttaaattacatCTATTTCTAGTTAATGATAAAGACTATTTTTTAATTCCTAGCACTAAAAGTAAATATGAACAGCAGAAATCTAAGAGCCAATTTTATTAAGCTGGCTCATTCATGGTATGCTTATCCCAGATTTATCCTCACCTTAAACAGGCtcgggtggcttggtgggtagcactgtcgccttacagcaaaaaggtcctgggttcgactcccaggtggagcggtccgggtcccttcagtgtgggtttcctctgggagctccggtttcctcccacagtccaaaaaaatgcaagtgaggtgaaatggagaaacaaaattgctcgtgactgtgtttgacgtgaATCATGGGTACCTGTAACTACCTTGCTGTAATAGAACCAGAATTGTAAAACGACCttaaataaaatcctaataaacaaacaaaccaagcaACCCAGTCTGGTGGGTTTTAACCCTtaatgttgtatttatttatttatttatttattaggattttaacgtcatgttttacactttggttacattcatgacaggaacggtagttactcaccacacaaggttcatcagttcacaaggttatatcaaacacagtcatggacaattttgtatctccaattcacctcacttgtacgtattcgtactgtgggagaaaaccggagctactggaggaaaacccacgcagacacggggagaacatgcaaactccacacagaaaagacctggacctctccatctggaaatcaaaccctggaccttcttgctgtgaggcgacagtgctacccaccgagacacCATGCAACCCTAACCATTCAAGATCCTTTATACATCTGGTACAGGGCAATGAGGACGTCGATGCACCTTGCACATTTAAGTCAGCTTTGACAGGTTGAAAATGGAATGACAGACCCCACAAAACATTACACTAGCACGTCTGTCAGCACAGTGTGTGATTAGTTATGCAAGAGTGCTAATTTGATTGAGATTTCATGTCTGCTGTGTTGTACCTCTGCGCCTTTCTCCAACAGCAGCTCCACACAGTCCACGTCGGCCACCATGCAGGCACAGTGCAGCGGTTTTAGGGTGCCATGCATCCGGTTCACATCTGCTCCCTGTGTACAGTTATGAGCAACCGTCACACAAGGCAGTTTTAAACAGGTAAAGTATTTACGAGCAGTTTCAGAATGACGTTACCTTGCGTATGAGGTCCTCAACGTTATCGTGGGGAAAAGAGCGGATAGCCGCGATGGTTCGGATCAGCCTTTCCGAAAGGGAATATTTACTCTGGATACTTTGCATGATGTACCACATAGTCGAGCTCATGTGGAGCGAAAGGACATCGCACCCGTGCTGGGTGACGCCACACGTCAGTAACAAGCTAAAAGGAAAGCAACAGGAAAATAACGTTACAAGAAACATTAATCGCTTACAGCGAAAATTACAATGTTTACCAAATATCCTTGAATCCAATTTTGCCTTGACTTTATTTCCACTGCAGTtctgttaaaaaataaagtctTTTGATTTTAATAGTTCATTACCtatttactgtttgtttgtttgtttattaggattgtaacgtcatgttttacactttggttacattcatgacaggaacgatagtcactcaccacacaaggttcatcagttcacaaggttatatcgaacacagtcatggacaatttagtgtctctgattcacatcacttgcatgtgtttggactgtgggaggaaaccggagcacccggaggaaacccacgcagacacggggagaacatgcaaactccacacagaaaggacccggaccgccccacctggggatcgaacccaggaccttcttgctgtgaggcgacagtgctacccacctagccaccgtgccgcccaccctATTTACTAATTATTATAAACAGGTAAATATGATATAGGtttcatataataaatataatatagttGAAAAGAATAGGTATGTTGCTGTGTTCCTTGTGATTTTATATGaatgtgtatttaaacgtttgaCTAATTGAATTGcaccaataaaaaacaaacgcTGCAGTAATCACTATTAAATTTAGTTAAGGAATACACGCTGGACAGGGTGGCAATGCATTGCAGAACACCACAAAGCTCTGTTGATGTCGGTCAacgaggcctggctcacagtaaatgttccaattcatcccagaggtgttttcaaggctctgtgctggccacaagttcctccacaccaaactagtCAAACCATACTAGGTTTaggaaccttgctttgtgcaaaggGGCACAGTCAAGACAAACTGTTACCaatgttttatacacctgttagtaatgggtatggctgaaacacctaaacttgttataaataaacttattattatgaagggtgtccacatttaGTGTGTGATATTTTGTtcgtgtgtccacgtacttctGCCATGTAATTTAACCCAACTGACtcgacaggtaggtaggtaaactTTCACTCTAGTGAAAGCATtgttttagtttattattatgtatttgaaCACTGTAATTATATCACTGATGTGTTATAAGCAGAACAATACAAACACGGATTGTAAACACTGGGCGTCACAAACCTGCTTCTGTTCGACCCACCCTGTCAAAATAATGCTTAGGTTGGACGAATTAGCCAGAATTATGTACCAAATCTCGAAGGTAGCTCTTACATTATTAGATAATTGTACTATTGGTTATATTATGGTATTcttttttcattaattaatctaAACCCAGGCGTATACTACAGTACTAGTTAGTATGTCAGTACAGTAACGACTGACACTGTTTAGCAGGCTAGTACACGGTTTAAGCAACAGCCCTGGTGACAGCTAACAGCTGACTACCAACATATATATCAATTTAAGGTCAAATGTATCTACATTTATGCATTAAAATATGAAACAAATGTTACTGTATCAAAATAAATACCTGTCAAGCTCAAACGCGTACGTTATTTCAGTTGTCTTTGAGGGTTTGTTGATAGACCGTGGTTAAAGCTGTCGGCCCCTTAAATCCGACTGCGCCGATATTGCATGCATTACGGTCACCCTTAAGCGTGGCATTACAGCGACATTTACTGTTCTGTACCCAACATTTCACCCGCCTCTAGCCAAAATTCTAACTAGCACACCTGTATGAACATCTGGAATGCAAGCTGAAACTGTACCAGGAGAGAAAAAAATCATATATCAGTTCCAAACAGAAACGCTACAGTGTTCACTAAGCCcgatctgatctcagatggaccgaaagTCAATGGAAACTTGTGCTGTGGTGAGATGAATCAACGTTTCTGCTTGGTTTGGGGGGAAACGGAAGCTGAGGTCTCCACGCCAACGAGAAAGAGGACCATTCAGACTATTATCAACAAaagatgcaaaagccaacatctggcATGATTTGGAGAGCGCGAACCAGTGCACACAGACTGACACGAAGGTATTTACTAGAactttaagtagacaacagtccaaggatacaaatctacTGAAACCCGGTTAGAACGAGCTTTTTTAAGAGACATAAGCCGCCTTCAAGGTGATAAGGTAATATTTATTCCAGGgaggtccatggttatttcagcaagacaatgccaggcctcattctacaTTGTACAAGAgcgcatgtgcttgactggcctgcctgcagatccgtctcctattgaaaatgtactgtacatcataaagaggagaatGAGACGATGGCATCCagggactgttgagcagctgaggtCTTGTATcaaagaacaataaataaaaactgcaacagttagtgtCCCCAGCTTCTAAATGATTAAAGATGTAGTTATTAGGAAATGTTACGACCCTAGAGGTCGTTAGTTTGAATTGAGTTTTTTGTGTCTCCCTGTTCTTAATCTCCATGTTTTCATATCGCTCCCGAGAAAAAGAGCCACCATGGATGGAGACACTGTTAGTGTTCACATGTTGCCTCACCTGGCTCTTCAGCCAGACcagttattgttttattatgttcATTCGTTTGTTAACTGTTTAGTTTGGACCCTATTTCGTAGGGGGTGAGTGCCATTTAGTAGAATTATTATGAtatctgtttattcatttaggGAGTTAGGtttagtattgtattttgttagTTAGAGGGTTTCTAATTTAGctgttttgtttgttgtgtTGGCCTGTGCTCACCCCTgaagttattatattatttttggtCGTAATTCATAGTTTATTCTTTATTGTGTTTGTGATTATTTCACCTCATCATGCTGATGGCTACAGAAatgatctaaataaataaatgcttgatTTGCCGTCTTGTATTGAGTCTGGTCTGGTTGTTGGGGTTTGGTAAAGGCATTTTTATGTACAACttaattattcataccccttaATTTAACGAGGTTGTAACAGAAAGTTGAGCGAAGGTTTGTTGCAGGCATTTACATCTACATGtgtttgatttttaaaatacaattaagttaatTGGTAAAAACATTGGAGATATGTTTCTGTAtatttgtctgttaaataaaggtgtaagaaataaaaaaagaattacaGGTTCTTTTCTtgttaattgcattttacaaaatccccccaaattgggtttgtattaatataaatatttacttttaacaGTTAAAACTATGTGAGGTCATAAAAACCTCAAAATATGAGGAAGATAGAAAATATTTAGAGGAACCAGAGTCAGAAAGTAACTTTCCTAAAGAATATTTAGATGTATTAAAGATTACATAAAAGATCTATAACATTAAGattaaacaaacacatactaaatagattaaaataaatgaaataaaggcaTCGCAAAGCGTAATGTGTGTGAGTTCAGGCTTAATGCACAGTACTACCGTGTACCTTATAATAGATGCGCACGTAGCTTTTTCTAGGTAGCCGGCTAACGCTAAGCTACCCACAAACGTTCAGTCGAATTTCAATAATGTCGCTGTTTTTCAGTATTTCCGTCAAATATCTAAATCTTGTTATTAAACAATTGTTATTAAATCCAGCTAGACGTGGAGgcacaaataaaacagaaagtcTTTATCCGCCTCATGTCTGTAATGGTGCTTATCTAATTAACGCTCATGCTCATGTTGTGTTCCCTAcatgcaataaataaacaaacaagtaaaATCATATCTGACAGCTGTGCAGACTGAATTCAgctaaacacatttacacattcacaaatataaatatataaataagtgaAAAACATTACCTTCAGTTTCTGATGATTTACACGTCTAAAGATTAAAGCAAACAGCCTTCACATCCTGAACACAAACATACTGAGAGCTAAAGGGCAGAGACtggcatgaacacacacacacatgaacacacacacacacacacacacacacacacacacacacacacacacacacacacacacacacacacacacacacctgtacagtaCACTCAACCCACTgtatagaatatatatatatatatatatacacatacacacacacacacctgtacagtaCACTTAACCCACTTAATagagtctacacacacacacacacacacacacatctgtacagtACACTTAACCCACTTTAAGAagtctacatatatatatacacacacacacacttgtacagtACACTCAACCCACTTTATAGAAgtctacatacaaacacacacacacacacacacacacacacacacacacacacacacacacacacacacacacacaagcatctCTATAGAAAACTACACACACTTAACCCACTCCGCAGAAAATTGTACATTAGAGTTGTTTTTAGAATTTTTCATTACATCtaactctctttttttttttttttatattattgtttgaagtttttgctgtttttaatcagtgtatatatttcagCAGTTTGTCCTAAATGTACTGTACAAATAATTGGCATTACACAACTCCTGTTCTGAACATATACTCTGGTCATGTAGTGGTTTGTTAATTACtactattaaatattatttcaaAACATTAAGACAAAACATGTTTCCCATATAATACACAACAGTTTAAAATTCTAAGACCTGCTGGTTCAGCTaacaacagttttaaaatagctctCAGTGACAGAGAAAATTCCACACATACCAAGCAGTGTATTCCAAATATAGACAACTAATGGTACATGGATCCTTAAATAACCCAATATTTATGCAAATAAACTAACCAGTACACATGAACCCATTTTAACCAACGAGCTTTCATGACAAACATTCTGCCATGTGATGTATGTTGTTTCTATCAGTTTTTGTAAAATGATCTGAGTTGTGCatcttaaatattaattatttatatttataaataaacacactagTAACTTTTGAATACATTTTGTCAGCATTTGAGTACATTAAGTTGTGAAAGGTTTTTGCTACAACTTGTCTTAcagttacaaataaaaaagaatcatTTAAGAAATTCTTTATTTTGCCTGCCTAACGACTTCCTTCTGATCAGGGTTTTGTCATTTCTATAATTTGTGTACATGTTTCATGTACTGTAAATATCCAccagtttacacacacaatgttatctgactcggtgggtagcactgtcgcctcacagtgagaaggtcctgggttaaatttccaggtggaacggtctgtgtggagtttgtatgttctccctgtgtctgtgtgcatgGGATTTCTTACAGGAGCTCAGGGTTCTTCCCACAGTCTGAAGACATGTACGTTTTGTGtaagtgaactggagatacaaaagtggctgtgactgtgttcgacaCTGAACCTGTCCAGTCATGaatgaaccaaagtgtaaaatatcaccttaaatcctaataaacaatccgAGTTTGTAGTTGTGAGCAAGTACTTTGTTGCTGGTAATCATAAAACGGTTTACGGCGACTGTTAGGAAATACTACACTGTGTGGTTtaattttggcccactcctaAATTGTGTTTGACTTTACCATTATTAAGCTGTAATACCATTATTAAGCTTGTGTGCTAATTTTCAGTGGGCATTATGTGAACTGTAATAGGCAAACATTCTGCTTAAACTGATTATTGCttttaataaacacacaaatgaACCATTCACTGTCCAGACTGTGAGGcaggacactgacatgatgaGATCAGAAGTGCGGGTTGTGGAAGTGCCTTGTTCTGTAAAAAAAGGCCCAAAGAGGACCTTAAAGGATTGTTGTTGAGTATGAAACTGTAGGAATACAAACTTTAGGATTAACTGTCAACAATTAAACTGTACTGGTGCAAACATTGAAGGAACTGATGAAAActgtaaaggaaaaaaaataatacaaaaaaagcttAATAGAAATCAAATTATGCAGTGCAAAAGAAAATAACCATAAGAAGTAAAAAGACTCCCTATTCAACACACTtaatttgtctttcgctgctgaaggatacccgattgcatccaaggagagcacgttgctgtacacgcctcttccgcaTTCTGCAcagcgtctcttccgccaatcagggtccttacacagcgtatgaagacccactcatccacacatagtccggcccccaccctgcagatacggtggccaattagtatctgctgcagacactgccaataatgccctagatggcgcccagccgaccggtggcaacaccgagtttcaaaccgaggagtttagaatcttgcTGGAGTGCTCGCGGAatttcccgctgcgccacctgggtgcgtCAAAGTGCTTAATAGAGACATGA contains the following coding sequences:
- the asb8 gene encoding ankyrin repeat and SOCS box protein 8, whose product is MSSTMWYIMQSIQSKYSLSERLIRTIAAIRSFPHDNVEDLIRKGADVNRMHGTLKPLHCACMVADVDCVELLLEKGAEVNALDGYNRTALHYAAEKDEGCVELLLEYGAQPNALDGNKDTPLHWAAFKDNPECVRALLESGAFPNARDYNNDTPLSWAAMKGNLESVRVLLDYGAQVHVTNLKGQTPISRLVALLARGLGNDQEEECLELLCKAAGRLTIRQADGSMPRELSKDPRLLARLTSMMAHPNSLRALARCAVRNSLGAQYLSTAVNQLPLPESVKEYVLLRD